In Streptomyces alboniger, the following are encoded in one genomic region:
- the lpdA gene encoding dihydrolipoyl dehydrogenase, with protein sequence MANDASTVFDLVILGGGSGGYAAALRGAQLGLDVALIEKNKLGGTCLHNGCIPTKALLHAGEIADQAREADQFGVKATFEGIDMAAVHKYKDDVISGLYKGLQGLVASRKVTYIEGEGKLSSPTSVDVNGQRVQGRHVLLATGSVPKSLPGLEIDGNRIISSDHGLTLDRVPKSAIILGGGVIGVEFASAWKSFGADVTVIEGLKHLVPVEDENSSKLLERAFRKRGIKFNLGTFFEKAEYTQDGVRVTLADGKTFEAEVLLVAIGRGPVSQGLGYEEQGVAMDRGYVLVDEYMQTNVPTISAVGDLVPTLQLAHVGFAEGMLVAERLAGLKPVPVDYDGVPRVTYCHPEVASVGITEAKAKEIYGADKVVALKYNLAGNGKSKILKTAGEIKLVQVKDGAVVGVHMVGDRMGEQVGEAQLIYNWEALPAEVAQLIHAHPTQNEALGEAHLALAGKPLHSHD encoded by the coding sequence GGGCCTGGACGTCGCACTGATCGAGAAGAACAAGCTCGGCGGCACCTGCCTGCACAACGGCTGCATCCCCACGAAGGCGCTGCTGCACGCCGGCGAGATCGCCGACCAGGCGCGCGAGGCCGACCAGTTCGGTGTGAAGGCCACCTTCGAGGGCATCGACATGGCGGCCGTCCACAAGTACAAGGACGACGTGATCTCGGGCCTCTACAAGGGCCTCCAGGGTCTCGTGGCCTCCCGCAAGGTGACGTACATCGAGGGTGAGGGCAAGCTCTCCTCGCCGACTTCGGTGGATGTGAACGGTCAGCGCGTCCAGGGCCGCCACGTGCTCCTCGCGACCGGCTCCGTGCCGAAGTCGCTGCCGGGCCTGGAGATCGACGGCAACCGCATCATCTCCTCGGACCACGGGCTGACCCTGGACCGCGTCCCGAAGTCCGCGATCATCCTGGGCGGCGGCGTCATCGGCGTCGAGTTCGCCTCCGCGTGGAAGTCCTTCGGGGCCGACGTCACGGTCATCGAGGGCCTCAAGCACCTCGTGCCGGTCGAGGACGAGAACAGCTCCAAGCTTCTTGAGCGCGCGTTCCGCAAGCGCGGCATCAAGTTCAACCTCGGCACCTTCTTCGAGAAGGCGGAGTACACGCAGGACGGCGTCCGCGTGACCCTCGCCGACGGCAAGACCTTCGAGGCCGAGGTCCTCCTGGTCGCCATCGGCCGCGGCCCGGTCTCGCAGGGCCTCGGTTACGAGGAGCAGGGCGTCGCCATGGACCGCGGCTACGTCCTCGTCGACGAGTACATGCAGACCAACGTCCCGACCATCTCGGCCGTGGGCGACCTGGTGCCGACCCTCCAGCTCGCGCACGTCGGCTTCGCCGAGGGCATGCTGGTGGCGGAGCGCCTGGCCGGACTCAAGCCGGTCCCGGTCGACTACGACGGCGTGCCCCGGGTGACCTACTGCCACCCCGAGGTCGCCTCCGTGGGCATCACCGAGGCCAAGGCCAAGGAGATCTACGGCGCGGACAAGGTCGTCGCCCTCAAGTACAACCTCGCGGGCAACGGCAAGAGCAAGATCCTCAAGACCGCGGGCGAGATCAAGCTCGTCCAGGTCAAGGACGGTGCCGTGGTCGGCGTCCACATGGTCGGCGACCGCATGGGCGAGCAGGTCGGCGAAGCCCAGCTGATCTACAACTGGGAAGCGCTGCCGGCCGAGGTCGCCCAGCTCATCCACGCCCACCCGACGCAGAACGAGGCGCTCGGCGAGGCCCACCTGGCCCTGGCGGGCAAGCCGCTGCACTCCCACGACTGA
- the sucB gene encoding 2-oxoglutarate dehydrogenase, E2 component, dihydrolipoamide succinyltransferase has product MAVSVSLPALGESVTEGTVTRWLKAEGERVEADEPLLEVSTDKVDTEIPSPAAGILASIKVAEDETVEVGAELAVIDDGSGDAGGSSAPAQEEAPAAPAQEEAPKQEEAPQQQAPAQSGGAAEGTEVTLPALGESVTEGTVTRWLKEVGEEVAADEPLLEVSTDKVDTEIPSPVSGVLLEIVVGEDETAEVGAKLAVVGAPGAAPAAKQEEAPAAPAQQEAPKQEAPKQEAAPAPAQPAAQAPAAPAQPAAQAPAPAQPAAPAQPAPAAPAAPAQSTPADDGAYVTPLVRKLASENGVNLSEVKGTGVGGRIRKQDVIAAAEAKKSAPAPAAAAPAASKAPALEASPLRGQTVKMTRMRKVIGDNMMKALHSQAQLTSVVEVDITKLMKLRAKAKDSFAAREGVKLSPMPFFVKAAAQALKAHPVINARINDDEGTITYFDSENIGIAVDAEKGLMTPVIKGAGDLNIAGISKKTAELAGKARGGGLTPDDMSGATFTISNTGSRGALFDTVIVPPNQAAILGIGATVKRPVVINHPDLGETIAVRDMTYLSLSYDHRLVDGADAARYLTAVKAILEAGEFEVELGL; this is encoded by the coding sequence ATGGCGGTTTCCGTATCCCTTCCGGCGCTCGGCGAGAGCGTCACCGAGGGCACTGTCACCCGTTGGCTGAAGGCCGAGGGCGAGCGCGTCGAGGCCGACGAGCCGCTGCTCGAGGTCTCGACCGACAAGGTCGACACCGAGATCCCCTCCCCGGCCGCCGGCATCCTGGCGTCCATCAAGGTCGCCGAGGACGAGACCGTCGAGGTCGGCGCCGAGCTGGCTGTCATCGACGACGGCTCGGGCGACGCGGGCGGCTCCTCCGCCCCGGCGCAGGAGGAGGCCCCGGCCGCCCCCGCGCAGGAGGAGGCCCCGAAGCAGGAGGAGGCTCCCCAGCAGCAGGCCCCGGCCCAGTCCGGCGGCGCCGCCGAGGGCACCGAGGTCACCCTGCCCGCGCTCGGCGAGTCCGTCACCGAGGGCACCGTCACCCGTTGGCTGAAGGAGGTCGGCGAGGAGGTCGCGGCCGACGAGCCCCTCCTCGAGGTCTCGACGGACAAGGTCGACACCGAGATCCCCTCGCCCGTCTCGGGCGTTCTCCTGGAGATCGTCGTCGGCGAGGACGAGACCGCCGAGGTGGGCGCCAAGCTCGCCGTCGTCGGTGCGCCCGGTGCCGCCCCGGCCGCGAAGCAGGAGGAGGCCCCGGCCGCCCCCGCGCAGCAGGAGGCCCCGAAGCAGGAGGCCCCCAAGCAGGAGGCCGCCCCGGCTCCCGCGCAGCCCGCCGCGCAGGCGCCCGCCGCCCCGGCCCAGCCCGCGGCTCAGGCCCCGGCTCCGGCCCAGCCCGCGGCCCCGGCCCAGCCGGCCCCCGCCGCGCCCGCCGCCCCGGCGCAGTCCACCCCGGCCGACGACGGCGCCTACGTGACCCCGCTGGTCCGTAAGCTCGCGTCCGAGAACGGCGTGAACCTCTCCGAGGTCAAGGGCACCGGCGTCGGCGGCCGTATCCGCAAGCAGGACGTCATCGCCGCCGCCGAGGCCAAGAAGTCGGCCCCCGCGCCGGCCGCCGCCGCCCCGGCCGCCTCGAAGGCCCCGGCCCTGGAGGCCTCCCCCCTCCGCGGCCAGACGGTCAAGATGACCCGCATGCGCAAGGTCATCGGCGACAACATGATGAAGGCCCTGCACTCGCAGGCCCAGCTGACCTCGGTCGTCGAGGTCGACATCACCAAGCTGATGAAGCTGCGCGCCAAGGCGAAGGACTCCTTCGCGGCTCGCGAGGGCGTCAAGCTCTCCCCGATGCCGTTCTTCGTCAAGGCCGCCGCCCAGGCGCTGAAGGCCCACCCGGTCATCAACGCCCGGATCAACGACGACGAAGGCACCATCACGTACTTCGACTCGGAGAACATCGGCATCGCCGTGGACGCCGAGAAGGGTCTGATGACGCCGGTCATCAAGGGCGCGGGCGACCTGAACATCGCCGGCATCTCGAAGAAGACCGCCGAGCTGGCCGGCAAGGCCCGTGGCGGTGGCCTCACCCCGGACGACATGTCCGGCGCCACCTTCACGATCTCCAACACCGGTTCGCGCGGCGCCCTGTTCGACACGGTCATCGTGCCGCCGAACCAGGCCGCCATCCTCGGCATCGGCGCCACCGTCAAGCGTCCGGTCGTCATCAACCACCCCGACCTCGGCGAGACCATCGCCGTGCGGGACATGACGTACCTGTCGCTCTCCTACGACCACCGTCTGGTGGACGGCGCCGACGCCGCCCGCTACCTGACCGCGGTCAAGGCGATCCTGGAGGCCGGCGAGTTCGAGGTCGAGCTCGGCCTGTAG
- a CDS encoding GntR family transcriptional regulator, which produces MTAPVVHSLREQIREHIVEGIVSGRWKPGERIVERRIAVELEVSQTPVREALRELETLRLIESAPNKGVRVRNLTAADLEESYPVRAGLEAIAAELAAERLAEDCSALEPHVAALYEADQASDGTGQVRHTVAFHRELVRAADNSVLLHTWEGLGIEVFTALSIRWLGTVQQSYAEEHEALVSAFRRRDPAIAELVKAHVLGCAPRA; this is translated from the coding sequence ATGACCGCGCCCGTCGTTCACTCGCTGCGCGAACAGATCCGCGAGCACATCGTGGAGGGGATCGTCAGCGGGCGCTGGAAGCCGGGCGAGCGCATCGTGGAGCGGCGGATCGCCGTGGAGCTGGAGGTCTCCCAGACCCCGGTGCGGGAGGCGCTGCGCGAGCTGGAGACGCTGCGGCTGATCGAGTCCGCGCCCAACAAGGGCGTACGCGTACGGAACTTGACGGCGGCGGACCTGGAGGAGAGCTACCCGGTGCGGGCGGGTCTTGAGGCGATCGCCGCGGAGCTGGCGGCGGAGCGGCTGGCCGAGGACTGCTCGGCGCTCGAACCGCACGTCGCCGCCCTCTACGAGGCGGACCAGGCGTCCGACGGCACCGGGCAGGTGCGGCACACCGTCGCCTTCCACCGTGAGCTGGTGCGGGCCGCCGACAACTCCGTCCTCCTGCACACCTGGGAGGGTCTCGGCATCGAGGTCTTCACCGCGCTGTCCATCCGCTGGCTGGGCACGGTCCAGCAGTCGTACGCGGAGGAGCACGAGGCCCTCGTCTCGGCGTTCCGGCGGCGTGATCCCGCCATTGCGGAGCTGGTGAAGGCGCACGTGCTGGGCTGCGCGCCGCGGGCCTGA
- the aceE gene encoding pyruvate dehydrogenase (acetyl-transferring), homodimeric type: MTDPSAIQPSELDQLPDRDPEETAEWQASLDAVTQAAGPHRAAYLMRRTLERAEGAGLALPKLLETDYVNTIPTSAEPSIDGDEEMERKITAWNRWNAAAMVTRGAKHGVGGHIATFASAAWLYETGFNHFFKGKESGEAAGSGDQLYIQGHASPGIYARAFLDGRLNETQLDNFRQEAGGNGLPSYPHPRRLPWLWEFPTVSMGLGPLSAIYQARFNRYLTNRGIKDVSSSHVWAFLGDGEMDEPESTAALALAAREGLDNLTYVINCNLQRLDGPVRANFRVVQELEAQFRGAGWNVIKVLWGNAWDELFQLDTTGALVRRLREVPDAQFQTYATRDAAYIREHFFGAEPALVELGKLLTDDKISECFHLSRGGHEARKVYAAYRAALTHKGAPTVILAQTVKGFTLGKGFESKNANHQMKKLTVDEFKDMRDLLGLPIPDSAFVDGQVPYGHPGADSPEVRYLQERRAALGGPAPARRTQPLAPLPAAADKTFASFDKGSGSQSVATTMAFVRLVKDLVRDKETGKRWVPIVPDEARTFGMESLFPSLGIYSPKGQTYEPVDRDQLMYYKEAKDGQILNEGITEAGSMADFIAASTSYATHGEAMIPFYIFYSMFGWQRTADQMWQLGDQLGRGFLVGATAGRTTLTGEGLQHADGHSPVIAATNPAALTYDPAFAYEIAAIVKDGLRRMYGEAAPGEDPNVFYYLTVYNEPMPQPAKPAGVDEGILRGLYRFNTAESAGLAPAADAARIQLLGSGTAIHWTLAAQKMLAEEWGVAADVWSATSWTELRRDALEADEALLRGEERIPFVRQALEGAQGPVLAVSDYMRQVPDQIAQWVEQDYSSLGADGFGLSDTRDAARRHFGVDAESIVVAALARLAARGEVPASAVKEARAKYGL, from the coding sequence ATGACCGACCCCTCCGCAATCCAGCCGAGCGAGCTCGACCAGCTCCCGGACCGCGACCCCGAGGAGACCGCCGAATGGCAGGCCTCTCTGGACGCCGTTACTCAGGCGGCCGGGCCGCACCGTGCCGCGTACCTGATGCGCCGCACGCTGGAGCGCGCCGAGGGCGCGGGCCTGGCGCTGCCGAAGCTCCTCGAGACCGACTACGTCAACACCATCCCCACCTCCGCCGAGCCGTCCATCGACGGTGACGAGGAGATGGAGCGGAAGATCACCGCGTGGAACCGCTGGAACGCGGCCGCGATGGTCACCCGCGGCGCCAAGCACGGCGTCGGCGGCCACATAGCGACCTTCGCGTCCGCGGCCTGGCTGTACGAGACCGGCTTCAACCACTTCTTCAAGGGCAAGGAGTCCGGCGAGGCCGCGGGCTCCGGCGACCAGCTCTACATCCAGGGCCACGCCTCCCCCGGCATCTACGCCCGCGCCTTCCTCGACGGTCGGCTGAACGAGACGCAGCTCGACAACTTCCGGCAGGAGGCGGGCGGCAACGGCCTGCCCTCCTACCCGCACCCGCGCCGCCTCCCCTGGCTGTGGGAGTTCCCGACGGTGTCGATGGGCCTCGGCCCGCTCTCCGCGATCTACCAGGCGCGCTTCAACCGCTACCTGACCAACCGCGGCATCAAGGACGTCTCCTCCTCGCACGTGTGGGCGTTCCTCGGTGACGGCGAGATGGACGAGCCCGAGTCGACGGCGGCCCTCGCACTGGCCGCGCGTGAGGGCCTCGACAACCTCACGTACGTCATCAACTGCAACCTCCAGCGCCTCGACGGCCCCGTCCGCGCCAACTTCCGCGTGGTGCAGGAGCTGGAGGCCCAGTTCCGCGGCGCCGGCTGGAACGTCATCAAGGTCCTGTGGGGCAACGCCTGGGACGAGCTGTTCCAGCTCGACACCACGGGCGCCCTGGTCCGCCGTCTGCGCGAGGTGCCGGACGCGCAGTTCCAGACGTACGCGACGCGCGACGCCGCCTACATCCGCGAGCACTTCTTCGGCGCCGAGCCCGCCCTCGTCGAGCTGGGCAAGCTGCTCACGGACGACAAGATCAGTGAGTGCTTCCACCTCTCGCGCGGCGGCCACGAGGCCCGCAAGGTGTACGCCGCCTACCGCGCGGCGCTCACCCACAAGGGCGCGCCGACCGTGATCCTCGCGCAGACGGTCAAGGGCTTCACCCTCGGCAAGGGCTTCGAGTCCAAGAACGCCAACCACCAGATGAAGAAGCTGACGGTGGACGAGTTCAAGGACATGCGCGACCTGCTGGGTCTGCCGATCCCGGACAGCGCGTTCGTCGACGGCCAGGTGCCCTACGGCCACCCCGGCGCCGACTCCCCCGAGGTCCGCTACCTCCAGGAGCGCCGCGCGGCCCTCGGCGGCCCGGCCCCGGCCCGCCGCACCCAGCCGCTGGCCCCGCTGCCCGCCGCCGCGGACAAGACGTTCGCGTCCTTCGACAAGGGCTCCGGCTCGCAGTCCGTGGCGACGACCATGGCGTTCGTACGCCTGGTGAAGGACCTCGTACGCGACAAGGAGACCGGCAAGCGCTGGGTGCCGATCGTCCCCGACGAGGCGCGCACCTTCGGCATGGAGAGCCTCTTCCCGTCGCTGGGCATCTACTCCCCCAAGGGCCAGACGTACGAGCCGGTCGACCGCGACCAGCTGATGTACTACAAGGAGGCCAAGGACGGCCAGATCCTCAACGAGGGGATCACCGAGGCCGGTTCCATGGCGGACTTCATCGCCGCGTCCACGTCGTACGCGACGCACGGCGAAGCGATGATCCCCTTCTACATCTTCTACTCGATGTTCGGCTGGCAGCGCACCGCCGACCAGATGTGGCAGCTCGGCGACCAGCTCGGCCGCGGCTTCCTCGTGGGCGCCACGGCCGGTCGTACGACGCTGACGGGCGAGGGCCTCCAGCACGCCGACGGCCACTCGCCGGTGATCGCCGCGACCAACCCGGCCGCGCTGACGTACGACCCGGCGTTCGCGTACGAGATCGCGGCGATCGTCAAGGACGGCCTGCGCCGTATGTACGGCGAGGCGGCCCCCGGCGAGGACCCGAACGTCTTCTACTACCTCACCGTCTACAACGAGCCGATGCCGCAGCCCGCCAAGCCCGCGGGCGTCGACGAGGGCATCCTGCGCGGCCTCTACCGCTTCAACACGGCGGAGTCGGCGGGCCTGGCGCCCGCGGCCGACGCCGCGCGCATCCAGCTGCTCGGCTCCGGCACGGCCATCCACTGGACCCTCGCCGCGCAGAAGATGCTCGCCGAGGAGTGGGGCGTGGCCGCGGACGTGTGGTCCGCGACGTCCTGGACCGAGCTGCGGCGTGACGCCCTGGAGGCGGACGAGGCGCTGCTGCGCGGCGAGGAGCGCATTCCCTTCGTGCGCCAGGCGCTCGAAGGCGCTCAGGGTCCCGTGCTCGCCGTCTCCGACTACATGCGTCAGGTCCCCGACCAGATCGCCCAGTGGGTCGAGCAGGACTACTCCTCGCTCGGCGCGGACGGCTTCGGCCTCTCCGACACGCGGGACGCGGCGCGCCGCCACTTCGGCGTCGACGCGGAGTCGATCGTCGTCGCGGCGTTGGCCCGGCTCGCCGCGCGGGGTGAGGTTCCCGCCTCGGCGGTGAAGGAGGCTCGGGCCAAGTACGGCCTGTAG